A stretch of Effusibacillus pohliae DSM 22757 DNA encodes these proteins:
- a CDS encoding amino acid ABC transporter permease has translation MNFRWDIIVNYMPLFLQGAKVTLQVTVIAVVLGTLLGLFLGIARLARVKHGIWKYVVSIFVRWPAILYITFFRGTPLFVQILIVHFGLMPILINQTDGLLISGELARQIKLAETGMLSGVFFSGVVALTLNSGAYIAEIFRAGIQSIDRGQTEAARSLGLTYAKTMRYIIIPQAFRRMLPPLGNEAIMLLKDSSLVSAVGLGELAYAARTAFGATSRVWEPYLTISLMYLVMTLGLSILVAWLERRYGTSDSR, from the coding sequence ATGAATTTTCGCTGGGACATTATTGTGAACTACATGCCTCTGTTTTTGCAGGGGGCAAAAGTCACCCTGCAAGTGACCGTGATTGCGGTTGTATTGGGCACGCTGCTCGGGCTTTTTTTGGGGATCGCCCGGCTGGCAAGGGTCAAACACGGGATTTGGAAATACGTGGTATCGATTTTCGTCAGGTGGCCGGCCATTCTGTATATCACTTTCTTTCGCGGAACGCCGCTGTTCGTGCAGATTTTGATCGTGCATTTCGGTTTGATGCCGATTTTGATCAATCAGACGGACGGCTTGCTGATTTCGGGGGAATTGGCCCGGCAAATCAAACTGGCTGAGACGGGGATGCTGTCCGGTGTGTTCTTTTCGGGGGTGGTCGCGCTGACATTGAACTCCGGCGCGTATATCGCCGAGATTTTCCGGGCGGGTATTCAATCGATCGACCGGGGGCAGACGGAAGCGGCCCGTTCGCTCGGATTGACGTATGCCAAAACGATGCGCTATATCATCATCCCGCAAGCGTTTCGCCGGATGCTGCCGCCGCTCGGCAACGAAGCGATCATGTTGCTGAAAGACTCCTCGCTGGTGTCGGCTGTCGGTTTGGGGGAGCTGGCGTATGCGGCACGGACCGCTTTTGGCGCCACCAGCCGTGTGTGGGAACCGTATCTGACGATTTCGCTGATGTATCTGGTCATGACGTTGGGGCTCTCGATCCTTGTCGCATGGCTTGAAAGGAGGTACGGCACAAGTGATTCGCGTTAA